A stretch of the Chelonoidis abingdonii isolate Lonesome George chromosome 11, CheloAbing_2.0, whole genome shotgun sequence genome encodes the following:
- the LOC116818881 gene encoding Golgi-associated RAB2 interactor protein 6-like: MHQEFVLPYYTADCDQARGLMNTAMGPLQRQLRAGEYEIFQYAPIFESDFIQISKRGEVVDVHNRVRVVTVGVACTSPALLVPNVLLLARPVVPSEESRGRRGPPAKALELTRLLPLRFVKISVHDGEMLQLRLKLASGRSFYLQLCPQGDAHYELFDMWVQIISLLRPPAEGSHEGQALPGDPGAFGEPLLQGISQDTTGSLESLAPEEEAPDALSICSLRTPSPSRDDPGSSHSRTPPSLSPSLPQKLPSEGRGLQRSGSTGERRSQSESPEGSPAPQERSQGSSPSSKRKESSRRADRGGGARQSKSSQSRGRKPGRILSLVKSLSRLSLSRGDRRSRPPKDKKRR; the protein is encoded by the exons ATGCACCAGGAGTTCGTGCTGCCGTATTACACGGCGGATTGTGACCAGGCGCGGGGGCTGATGAACACGgccatggggcccctgcagcgCCAGCTCCGGGCCGGCGAGTACGAGATCTTCCAGTACGCCCCCATCTTCGAGAGCGATTTCATACAG ATCAGCAAGCGCGGGGAGGTGGTGGACGTGCACAATCGTGTCCGAGTGGTCACGGTGGGCGtggcctgcaccagccctgctctcctggtgcccaACGTGCTGCTGCTGGCCCGGCCCGTGGTCCCCTCCGAGGAGAGCCGGGGCCGCAGGGGCCCCCCTGCCAAGGCACTAGAGCTCACCAG GCTGCTCCCGCTGCGGTTTGTGAAGATCTCAGTGCACGACGGCGAGATGCTGCAGCTGCGGCTGAAGCTGGCCAGCGGCCGCTCGTTCTAcctgcagctctgcccccaggGCGATGCCCACTACGAGCTCTTCGACATGTGGGTGCAGATCATCAGCCTCCTCCGGCCGCCTGCAGAGGGGAGCCACGAGGGACAGGCCCTGCCTGGAGACCCTGGGGCTTTTGGGGAACCCCTGCTCCAAGGCATCAGCCAGGACACCACCGGG AGCCTGGAGTCGCTGGCCCCTGAGGAAGAGGCCCCGGATGCCTTGAGCATCTGCAGTCTCCGGACCCCCAGCCCCTCTCGGGATGACCCAGGGAGCTCACACAGCCGCAcaccccccagcctcagcccctcactgccccaaaAGCTGCCCAGCGAGGGGAGGGGGTTGCAGCGGAGTGGGTCCACAGGGGAGCGCAGGAGCCAGTCTGAGTCGCCAGAGGGGTCACCGGCCCCTCAGGAGAGGAGTCAGGGGAGCAGCCCCTCGAGCAAgaggaaagagtccagcag GCGGGCGGATCGAGGAGGGGGAGCCAGACAGAGCAAATCATCCCAGAGCCGGG GCAGGAAGCCCGGCCGGATCCTGTCGCTGGTGAAGTCTCTGTCCCGCCTCAGCCTGAGTCGGGGCGACAGGCGGAGCCGCCCCCCCAAGGACAAGAAGAGGCGCTGA
- the APEX2 gene encoding LOW QUALITY PROTEIN: DNA-(apurinic or apyrimidinic site) endonuclease 2 (The sequence of the model RefSeq protein was modified relative to this genomic sequence to represent the inferred CDS: deleted 2 bases in 1 codon): protein MRLLSWNVAGLRAGPGLAGLGALDGDVICLQETRVTRDLLTEPLAMVDGYNSYFSFCRTRSGYSGVATFCKDSATPLAAEEGLSGLLARPEPEGGAVGCYGDLGAFTPQELKALDGEGRAVITHHGIRTSAQQETTLTVINVYCPRADPQRPEHVAYQVSFYRLLQGRAEALLRDGGHVVILGDINTSHRPIDHCEPGDLEAFQEHPGRRWLDGFLWVPDGQGLFVDTFRLLHPSQPYAFTCWRIDTGARLTNHGTRLDYVLADRALALAELRDARILPEVPGSDHCPVLAELAATFVPAPCCPSLCTRHMPEFAGTQQKLSRFLVRVERGAGAVGGHGMCRGAGVGPRCSARRGRRLPRGQGDLLRYFRAAQGQLGTGMGQNGQESGQNASGHGTREPAQDAPGQRGQEAAHNAPGQSRQLEPMLGQAAGTQLSSMAHWRMVLRGPTLPPCCPAHREPCALRTVRKPGPNHGRRFYVCARPPGRSSDPRACCNFFRWAGKGHS, encoded by the exons ATGCGGCTGCTGAGCTGGAACGTGGCCGGGctgcgggccgggccgggcctcGCGGGGCTCGGGGCGCTGGACGGGGACGTGATCTGCCTGCAGGAGACCCGCGTCACAC GGGACCTGCTGACGGAGCCACTGGCCATGGTGGACGGCTACAACTCCTACTTCAGCTTCTGCCGCACCCGGAGCGGCTACTCAG GTGTGGCGACCTTCTGTAAGGACAGTGCCACCCCGCTGGCGGCGGAGGAGGGGCTGTCCGGGCTCCTGGCCCGGCCCGAGCCG GAGGGCGGTGCCGTGGGATGTTATGGAGACCTCGGGGCCTTCACACCCCAGGAGCTGAAGGCGCTGGACGGTGAGGGGCGCGCGGTGATCACCCACCACGGCATACG GACATCGGCACAGCAGGAGACCACCCTGACGGTGATCAATGTGTACTGCCCACGGGCCGACCCCCAGCGCCCCGAGCACGTTGCCTACCAGGTATCCTTCTACCGGCTGCTGCAGGGCCGGGCCGAGGCGCTGCTGAGAGACGGGGG CCACGTTGTGATCTTGGGGGACATCAACACGTCGCATCGGCCCATCGACCACTGCGAGCCGGGGGACCTG gaggCGTTCCAGGAGCACCCAGGCCGGCGCTGGCTGGACGGGTTCCTGTGGGTGCCAGATGGGCAGGGGCTCTTCGTCGACACCTtccgcctcctgcaccccagccagccCTACGCCTTCACCTGCTGGCGCATCGACACCGGTGCCCGTCTCACCAACCACGGCACGCGGCTAGACTATGTCCTGGCCGACCGGGCCCTGGCGCTGGCCGAGCTGCGGGATGCCCGCATCCTGCCCGAGGTGCCCGGCTCTGACCACTGCCCTGTCCTGGCTGAGCTGGCAGCCACCTTTGTGCCAGcgccctgctgcccctccctctgcaccCGCCACATGCCCGAATTCGCAGGCACCCAGCAGAAGCTCAGCCGCTTCCTGGTCAGGGTGGAGCGGGGAGCGGGGGCTGTGGGAGGCCACGGGATGTGtcggggggcaggggtgggaccgAGGTGCTCTGCACGGAGGGGGAGACGCCTGCCCAGGGGACAAGGGGACCTTCTGAGGTATTTCAGAGCTGCACAGGGCCAGCTGGGGACAGGCATGGGCCAGAATGGACAAGAGTCGGGCCAGAATGCCTCAGGGCATGGGACACGGGAACCGGCCCAGGATGCGCCGGGGCAGAGAGGACAAGAGGCAGCCCACAATGCACCAGGGCAGAGCAGACAATTGGAGCCGAtgctggggcaggcagcaggcACCCAGCTGAGCAGCATGGCCCACTGGCGCATGGTTCTGCGTGGCCCGACTCTCCCGCCCTGTTGCCCAGCCCACAGGGAGCCCTGCGCCCTGCGAACTGTCCGCAAACCCGGCCCCAACCATGGGCGGCGTTTCTATGTCTGTGCCCGGCCCCCAGGGCGCTCCAGTGACCCCCGTGCCTGCTGCAATTTCTTCCGCTGGGCTGGCAAGGGGCACTCGTGA